The Aspergillus oryzae RIB40 DNA, chromosome 5 genome segment GGGACGAGTGGAAAGCGTTGGTAACATTGAGCCTCTTACTCCTAACCGCCGAGAACTTATCGCCGTTGGAGATGGCCTCGGCCACAGCATCGATGGCCTTAACGGACCCTGCCAAGGTGAAACTCCGTGGACCATTGTAGCAGGCTATACTAGCGGGGCTATCAAGGCCCCCAAGCTGTCGACCCGCATGCTCTAGCAGGCTGTGGACAAGCGACTCGTCGGCCTCGACGGCCATCATGCTTCCCTTCTCGTCGCCCCACGCATCACGTACGAGCTGTGCACGACGGGCGATCAAGGTGAGGGCATCCTTGAGACTCAGAACGCCAGAGATGCACAGTGCCGTGAGCTCACCAAAGCTGTGGCCAATGACGCTAACAACCTTGCCGGACAGTCCACAGTCGATCCAGCTTCGGGCGCTGGCATATTGCATGGCGAAGAGTGCCACCTGTAGTCGTACAGGATCGGGTAAGGCTGtgcgagagaagatgtcAGGGAAGATGCTCGGCAGGCCCAGCTCGGTTTGTAAGACATTGTCGCACTCATCGAGATGATGACGGAAGACGGCGATGTTGTCGTAGAGCTTGCggtcaaggccaacaaaAGTCGAGACTTGGCCGCCAAAGCACAGCACAACGGGTCGTTCGGCCTGCGTGTTTGTCAACTCCTCTTCAGATACGCTTGCAAGTCTATCCTTGAGCTCGTCCACGGATCGACAACGGAGGAGCAAGCGCTGCGGTAGGTCGGGGTTGGTCTGCCGGTTGATGTTAAAGGATAGGTCGGCCAGCGTCGACTTGGACTGGCGATTCACGATGGTGGCGAGCTTGGCAGCATATTCTTTAACTGCGCGTGCATCGGACCCAGAGATGCAGAAGGGGAACCGTCCCTCTAACTTCTTGATAGATGCCGCGTCCTGACGCTCGTTGGGAGTCCGTGGAGCTGCCACGACCATGGCAGCGTTGGACCCCGAAGCGCCATAGTTATTGATCAGTACCACCTTGTTCCGGCTATCCCAGCTTCGAAGTGAGGTTACAATCTCCATCATATCAGAGGCAGCCGTAGCTTTGATCGTCGGGTTCAATTTGTTGAAGCTAGCCTGTGGAGGGATAAATCCCTCatgtatcatcatcaacaccttgATAAGTGAGATGATGCCCGATGCGCCCTCGGTATGCCCTACATGTCCCTTGACCGAGCCCACTGGCAGTGGCTGCGGCCGGATCGGGCCTCCGACAGCCTTTCTCAGCGCCGCCCACTCCGCCGGGTCGCCCACAGCTGTGCCCGTGCCGTGGGCTTCAACGAGCGCGATGTCGCGAGGCGACAAGTGCGCCTTCTTAACAACATCCCCAAACAGCTGCGCCAGCGACGGCGAGTTAGGCACGAAGATGGGCGTGtggttctggttctggtaCACGGCCGAGCTGGCTAGTCGACCAAGGATGGGGTTGCCGTCAGCTCGCGCGTCCGCCATGCGCTTGAGGAAGACGCAGGCGATGCCCTCGGCGCGGCAGTAGCCATCCCCCTTCTCGTCGAACGGCTTGCACTGGCCAGTGGGACTTAGGAAACTTGCTGCCGTCAGGTTCTGGAACCAATGTGGATTGGTCAGGATACAGACACCACCGGCCAGCGCCGCGTAGCACTCGCCGTTACGGATACTGTTGCAGGCACTGTGGATGGCAACAGCCGACGACGAACATGCCGTGTCGAAGGCGATGGCCGGGCCGGTCCAGCCAAAATAGTTTGCCACACGGCCCGGAAGGTAGCTCTGCAAGTTGCCTGTGGCCATGAAAGCATTGAGGGGATGTGTTGCCACGTTGTGCTCGTAGTCGACTGACGGCGTGCCGATATACACACCCACGTGGTTCCGGTCTTTGTCTTCCTGTCCAGCTCGCGTGGCCTCAGTAAACATGCCGGCCTGTTCAACAGCCTGGTACGCCGCTTGGAGAAGCAGGCGATGCTGGGGATCCATGGCAGCCGACTCGCGCGGGCTGCGCTTGAAGAATTTGTGGTCAAAGGCGTCGACATCGCGCACGAAGTTGCAGAAATAGTCGCGGGTGTCGGGTTCGCGGAAGAGCGAATCAAAGTTCAGGCGTTCCCGTGTCACCTTCTCGTGCTGCGAGGTGCCCTTGCGGAGGAGCTGTGAGAACTCATCGAGGTCGTCGGCGCCGGCGACCTTTATGGACATGCCGACGATAGCGATGGCGTCGTCGTCATTGACGGGGTCATCGTTGTTGACGGGCTCGTCGTTGTTAACAGGTTTGTCGCTATTGACAGGAGTATTGCCGTTGATGGTATTATTGTCGTTGATGGGATTTTTGTCGTCGACAGGATTGTTGTCGTTGACAAGGTCGTCGTCTGCGCTGCTCGGCTGTTCGTAGACGTCGGCGAAGTGCACCGCCCTTGATCCCATGTGGCGCACGAGAGTCGGGGGTAGACATCGATCGGGGCCAAAGGTGATGACTGATGTTTCACTGCCATTGAGATACGCTGCCTTTACGGCCTTGAATGTACCGTACCAGTCGCATTGCCGCGCGAACAAGGTCTCCAGAGCATGCCCTTGGAGAGAGCCATCACCCGATACAAGAGGCTTGCCGTCCCCAGCGTTGGTGAAGGTCGTCAATGGCAGGTGATCTGTCTTGGCAAACTGAAGATCGTGCCTCTTGTTGCAGAACGCAATGAGGTCTTGAACCTTTTCCTTGGCCTGAACCTTCGGACTGTGCAGCTCGCCGCGAAAGCCCGTATCGGACAGGACGACTCCAGCGGCACGAGCCTTTCTCATGAGCCTAGCTGCCGCCCGCTCGGAGACCGTGACTGTGGCTCGCGCTTCATCAAAGAGCACTGAGATGTAGGCTTCTGGAGAGATGCTCTCAATGACGCGCCGCAGGTCTTGCAGTTGCTTCTCACTTGTCCAGCCCACTGCGTACGTCTTATGCGGGTTCCATGTTTCCTGAGCGTCACTCCAGGCGCCTGCTAACATGGCCAGACGCACCGCCACAGCGCTGTACCGATTGAGCTCCTCTAGATTCTGTGCGCTTGCAACGGCATAGGCACTCAGTAGGCCCATACAAAACCCGAGTGCAGGCGTCTTGCTGGCGACCAGAGCTGCTTGTGCATCGAAGTTGCCGCCGTTGTTGCAAGCCTGTAGATATTGTTGGTACTCAGCGAGCTGTCCGACCACGATCAACGGCACAAACACCACGCCCGGCAGTGCGTCACCTTGCACACCTAGGGCTTTAGATCTATTACTTTTAAGCCATGGACCCAGGTTCTCTAGCAGCTGTCTTCCCTCGGAACCGATGCTCTCTGCGATCTCAGGGAGCTCTTTCGTCAGGGCATCCCAGTACCTTGGCAATTCTGCCACTGTATTGAGCACCCATTGGCGAGACAACTTGTTCCGTAACGTTGTCCTGATATCACTAACTGCCTTCTCGCTATAGGCAATTTGGGACCCGAATATGAACAGAGATTCGGTTATGTTCGCCATTTTTTGGTCAAGGTTGTTGGAAGGACAACACACTCAGAGTGACGATATAAGGAAAACCAGATAGATATGTACAAAGCAACGGGCCCTCACATTGAGTTAGGCGTTCGAGATGTGAACCAGGCGTGGAGGCTCTGGAATTGATTTTACTAGTAATTCCACATTACTTGATTATGGATCTGACATACAAGATGGCTTATCTGAAACAATCCGGTCCGGAAGGATTGCTCCCTCGAGCCACTGATCTTTTGTGATTTCTGGTCTAGGCCATAAGCCGAGCGTGGTGGCGGCTGTGTCCTGAAGGTGTGCACTGTATAATGTGCGTTAATTTTGCTGATGCGAGCCTCATCGTGGAATCCATTGCTACAAGGTTTATTAGTATGTAATTTATAGCAGGCTAGTTTAGGTAGAGCCTTTCAGGTTATGCCAATGCTATAATCTCTTTGTCATTGGCCCACTTCATCAGCTGGAGTAGATATACTAGATCTCACATACCAGCCGAGTCACGCACCACGCCGGCATAGAAATCCCGGCTCGTGCAGTCAGTCGACATGAACTTATCTGCGATAAATCTGCATGGACCGCATTAGCCGGTTCTATAGGTGGATTGCTGGAGGGCCTAAAATCTGACTGTTTCTCACCGGGTCCTATATATTATTCATGCTATTTATCTCGTCCACTGGCTTGCATTAGCTCTTATTGTTGCGGGTCGTTGTGATGTATTGTCATCCTCGGGCTGTCATCTCGTCATTACCCGTACATGACCGTACCGCTAATGATTTAGTGGTAAAATCATACCAGATCCAAACCACATGACAGGTATAGCAAATCAATCCAGTGCCGAGGATGTCTCATATCCTAGCATAAGCATTTGCGACAAGACGGAGGGATGTTTGTGGCCTGATCCTACACGTGACTTTGTAGCCTGACCGCCAGAATTGCCTGGTGCCTGAGGGGATGAACACAGAACACCAACACACGATTCATTCGCCTTCCCTCTGATGCTGagcatccatcatcatcatcatcatcatcatcattatcatcgtcatcatcatctgtccGGGACTTGAAGTCAATGTTCAGCCATGGTGCCGGCGATGTCACGCAAAAACCGAGTGTGGTCGCGGAGAGAAATCGAGGGATTGATAGCAGACGGGCGAAAGATAATCATATTGGGAGATCAGGTGCTGAAGGTCGACACGTGGATCCCATATCACCCAGGCGGGAATAAATCAATCTTGCACATGGTCGGTCGGGATGCCACAGACGAAATAACAGCTTTGCACTCAAAGGAAGCTCAGGCACATATGCAGAAATATGTGATAGGCACAATCAATGGACGATGGGAGAACTTTCTGCCTCCGATCCAGGGAGGAATATTCAGACCCCTAGCATCGAAGGGCGTCGACGACGAAACGCTcgatgccgaagaagatatcAGCTCATCTGGAAAATCGACACCACCGTCACCAGTCTTCGATCCGGTAGAGAAAGGAGATGGAGTTCGTCGGAGGCGTACAGGCACTGAAACGCCCATTTCCCGAGCTTCATCCGTATACTCATCAGAGCTGGAGTTGGCGCCATTCGGATCTGCAGAAGCATCAATAGCCCACGCGATATCATCAGATCTTTCAAAATATCCTCGTCTTGATCAAAAGTCACAAGACGAAGTCGTCACAAAGTACCGCCAGCTCGATGCAAAGCTGCAATCCGAAGGACTCTACGATTGCCCATATAGCTCCTACGCTGTTGAATTCATCCGATACTCTGTCCTTTGCGTTCTGTTCTTGACATCTCTTCACTATTCCTATTACGCTTTGTCAGGCCTTTTCCTCGGGCTACTCTGGCATCTGCTTGCATTCACTGTTCACGACGCCGGTCACCTAAGCATAACCCATGGATTCCATACAGACAGCTGCATCGGGATCTTCGTCGCAGatttccttggtggtctctCGGTCGGCTGGTGGAAGCGGAATCACAATGTGCATCACATCGCAACCAACTCGCCCGAGCACGATCCGGACATCCAGCACATGCCATTTTTTGCAATCTCTTCTCGATTCTTTACTTCCCTGCGCTCGACCTACTACGACCGTGATATGAACCTCGACGCTGCAGCACGATTTTTTATCAAGTACCAGCATTACCTCTACTATCCCATACTTTTATTCGGTCGTTTCAACCTGTACCGCCTAGCATGGTCATACCTACTCGATCCGGCGCAAGCGCCCCGGAAAGGGTCGGCATGGTGGCATCGCTACCTGGAAATGGCCGGCCAGGTGTTTTTCTGGTACTGGTATGGCTACCGGACGCTATACCTGTCGATCCCAACGTGGTCATCCCGCATCACGTTTCTGCTCATCTCGCATATGGTCACTGCCCCGTTGCACGTCCAACTCACCCTCAGTCACTTCGCCATGTCGAGCGCCGATGTAGGCGTCCACGAGTCATTTGCACAGAAGATGGTGCGGACGACAATGGACGTCGATTGCCCGTCCTGGTTGGACTTTATCCATGGCGGTCTCAATTTCCAAGTCGTGCACCATTTGTTCCCTCGCCTCCCGAGACATAACTTGCGTCGCGCGCAGCCGTACGTCAAGGAGTTCTGCCAGGACGTCGGAATGCCGTACGTCATTTTTGGTTTCACGCGGGGAAACAAGGAAGTCATTAGCAGACTTGGCGAGGTTGCTGAGCAATTGAGGGTGTTGGAAGAATGCCGAAAGGTTGCTGCGAGGGATTTAGTCGAAGGTCGCCACGGCCATTGATAGGGCTTGatttccattttttcttGTATTATCTTTCGTAGATGTAACTCCGGGTCAATGGTTACATTTCATGGCCAGATATATGTAAATTCCTCAGTCTGATTGGCTGACGAGGTGCCACTCCGATGGCTGTTCCTAAATTACTAGTACTACTGCTAGTAGTAGtctagtagtagtatataccCGACGTTTCAATCTATTTTGACAATTACTGTTTAGCCCGTATTTAACCTGCGGTCCGCAAGTGTGGGACTTAAATGTGAAGCCTCGGTTCGCTTAGGGTTGCTCTCGAGTGAGTACCATAGATCCTAAAAGCCAATTTTTAATTGAAGATGGACTCTACCTAATCGCAGGACGGAATAATTTACATGGCTACACTTTAATTGTGCAGAGCGAAACCGTACCCAGGTAGCGCTAATCAACAGACCTACAATTTGAGAATCCCGCTATCATGGAAACGACATAAGCTCATTATTCAGGCCACGTAGGCAATTACTTTGCAAGAATCATACCCGATTAACCGTCAATACTGCCCCTTTGGCTTTAGACCTAGTTCACTAAGTAATATTGAATATTGCCGATGCGATACAATGGTTACAAGCGAAAAGGGAACAGAAAAGGACCAAAAACACCTCGCTTAATGGCGCGGCAACTAGCCGACTCCCAGTGGGAAGATCAGGCAACCAAACAAAATTGTCAGAATAACCACCGGGCACCCAAGTAATAGTCACTAGGATCGATGATTCCGCCGATCCACGCTGTTCTGCGTTGAGTTGCTGATGGCGAGACGGAGGGCCGCAGTCAATCAACACGTAGTCGGCTTGCTCTAGTCCCCCAGGGTTTGAAGTATCACGGGTTCgctctcttcgtctttctctgTTGCCTTTACAGTGCTAAATCTAAAACGCGCGCCACATCGAGATCTGTTTTACTTTCATTAACTTCCCCTACTCCGAGTCTCATAGCGCCCCAATCTCTTTTGCCAGCCTCAGAATCTGATCAATGAGAGGATTGACATCGGCACTTTTTACCGGCACCCGATGTGCGCCATCCCACTCCAGAACCCGAACGCTGTCGATGCTACAGTAGTCGTCGAGAAGCTCCCGGTGAAAGTAAAGACCTGGATCTGCCAACCCATGGACATGTATGGTGGGTAATTTGAGGACGTGTTCCTCTCCCATGAGGTCGTCTACGTCCGGGAGCCCTGACAAATCAATCTGTGACGTGTTGCTCAACATCGAAGACCTGAAAACATCCGGATCAAGGTTTACTATCGGCGCTCGTCCGGCCATCACCACGGCGAACTTCCAGTCCGACCCAGCTTGCGCCCGTCCTAGTTTCTCGGCTCGAACTTGTTGTCGGAACATCAAGCTCGCAGCCAGCTTTGCGCCTTGACTGAAACCCAGCAATCCCACCCATGGACCTGTTGCACCTGATCGatcgtcctcgtccatgGCAGTCTTGACCGAATTGTTGATGGCTTTAATTGCGGCTCTACCATCGATATTGTGCTCCGGGTCCGGGAACCATCGTACAAACGGACCATACTCAGCGTAAACCGAGAGGACGTCCGGCCCGGGCCCCGAATCAAACGGCGCTTCGGCATAGGCAAATCGGAAGTATGGCTCGAGCCTTTGCGAAATCACGCGGCATTGCGTCTTGAAAATGCGTGCGTTGCTTCCACCACCGTGTAGACAGAGAATACGTGGGAGGTGAAGTGTGTTCTTGTGGTATTCCTGGTTTCTTGCGTCCATGTTATGGAATCTGAAACCCTGGATCGTATTGCAAACAGTTTTTCAGGCCGGGTGAAGTATAGGATTCAGATTTAGAGGCCTTTGCGGGCGTGGGTAATTATCCAACTTCGAAGATGGTGCAGGGACGGAGGCTGAATTGGGGCACACTAGTGCTTATAGCGTCGGAGTACTGGTGTTGGACAGGATTTTCCGATATACTTATAAATCTTTATTATCATTTTAGAATAATAGAACTATCATAATGCTTCACTCATTCACAGCAGGTATAGACGTTAACTGTATAAGTCTACAAGTCTATATTACTTGTTATCGAGTTCACCTTGACTATTCTCTCATGAACGAGCTTTGCCTCACACCATTTACTACAGCAATGGATCTGACTCAGAAGATGGCTTAACCAAGAATATTCTCTATTGCGACAGGTTGCCCCATTGGCCCACTGGTCTTTCCTAATTCTTTTGGCTCAGCCCACCATCCGACATGCTGCGTAGACTGTATACAACATCCACCGTATGGTATTTCCACTTGGATCGATATGGAGTTGTAATTTACCGGGGTTCACGATGGTGGGTTAGGGTTAGTATACGGTGATTTACTGATGCCAGCCGCTAATGCCGCGTCGTATATGCATATGTGGATAACGCATACATTGCAGCGACACTAAGGAAATAACTGACGCGTCAGCCTATCTCAACCTTTCTTCAATCGTTTCGCCCGAGCCGCAATGGCTACGGACCGGGCCTCCGACAAGCCGTCCGCAGCGCCACTCAGCCCACTATACTCGGCGTATTTTATAGCCCCGCTGGTCCACGCTAAGAGATACACTACAGACTTAGCTGTAAAGAAAGAGATCGTATTACATTTATTGCAACCACGCTAAAATCAACTGAAGATATGCAACTCAATCACACCCTCCCGAATTTATCCATCAGCCTGGATTCCAGCCTCAGCCATGTGGATGGAGCATATTCTTAGCATGCAATCCATGGTAGCGTGATGTGTCCCACCTTCTGGATATGGGGGCCGATGATACGGGATAGTATATGAACCAAATGACACAACCGGACATCGTCCATGCCGTGATTATTGTAGACTCTGATACTATTGCCTCCGCTATCTGTCCCTGCAAGCCTTAGCCATGCCTCACTCAGATACTcccccaacctccaactccACGGGTGGTAAAGCTCCTAATGTTGCTATCGTCGGCGGCGGCCTAATCGGCGTGATGCTGGGTCTCGGCCTCTCACACCGCAACATCCCCTTCACAATCTATGAGCGCGCCTCGGACTGGCATGAGATTGGCGCCGGCGTGGCTCTGACCAGCGTCGCGCAGAGCAGCATGCAGCGACTTCATCCGGAGGTCCTCCCTGCGCTCCACCGAGTCGCCAAAGCCAATCATTTCGGCTTCTGGGACGGCTTCACTCCTTCGACCAAGGAGGCCGCTCAGGCCTCTGAGGCTCTGCATTTCCTGCTTGATGTGCCCGGGACTGACTATTGGTGCTGCATGAGATCCCAGTTCCTCCGCGAGCTGGTCGCTCTACTGCCCAAGGGATCGACCCGTTTCAACAAGGAACTCGAAAGTTATGTAGATGATCCGAGCCGTGAACAGGTTCTATTGCGCTTTACCGATGGAACCACTGCCGAAGCAGATACTTGTGAGACGTCTCCTCTTTACCCCTCTTGTCAAATTACGGACTAACAAACAAACAGTACTCGGCGCTGATGGCATTCATTCACGGACTCGTCAGCTCCTTCTGGGAGATGATAACCCGGCCGCACACGCCAGTTTCACTCATCAAGTGGGCTATCGCACCGTGCTCCCTATCTCCGAATCGATAGAGGTCTTGGGCGAGGCCAAAGGCGGTAGTGACTTTTGCATCCATACTGGTCCCAACGCCTACGTCCCTTCCTATCCCGTAAGTCTTTTCCATTTAACATAGCCCACCTCATCCTACGGGTTAACTAACAAGTCCCAAAAGATGTTAGACGGAACAGAGAAAGTCCTGAATCTAACAACAGTCATCTACACCCCGGAACCATGGTCCCACGGCGAGAAGATGGTCGCACCAGCCACCCACGACGAAGTAGCCAAGGTGTTCCATAACTGGAGCCCGCCGATCCGCGATCTCATCGCCAAGTTCCCGGAGAAGCTCATGAAGTGGGGCATCTTTGACATGGCGGATCACCCGGCGCCAACGTATGCCAGCGGTCGTGTCGCTATCCTGGGTGATGCTGCTCATGCTAGCACGCCGTTCCTGGGAGCTGGGGGGGCAATGGGTATTGAGGATGCGTTGGCGATGGCGTCCGCGATGCAGATTGTTAGGGATGCGGAGACCAGTGCTGCGACTATTCCGGCGGCGCTGCAGGCGTTCAGTGCGGTGCGGCTCGAAAGGTCCCAGTGGTTGGTGCAGAGCTCGCGGGAGATGGGTGCCATCTTTCAGTGTCGGGATCCTTCCGCTGGCAGTGATGGCAACCGGTGGAGGGTGGAGGCTGAGCAGcggacgaagaagatctgggagTTTGATGTCGATGGTATGGTTGAGCAGATCCGATTGGAGTTTGAGCAACGGATGGCGAAAGCGGCGTAAGGGACTTGTGTGAATATCTAGTGTGCTTGTCTTCAACGTTTGTTACAGCTCATGCTCATGCTATGCATCCTTCACATAATCACACATGTTTAGTAGTCACCACCTCAAAGAGTTTATGTCTTGTCCTGCAGAGTAGCATTTCTTATCGCTACTTGTTCATACGCTACAGGTATACAGGATCATGAATAGCGTCATCCACCATGGAGCACCGGGGGTTGGGTCAGCATGAAGACTTTTCCCAGACTCCCTAACCTCAGAGGTCGGATACACACGACGAAGGATTCTGCTCATCCGTATTCTTGATTCTTATCTTACCTCATTATTCGTATCCAACTACTACAACTATCCAAGCACGTTTATTCGTCATGCCCCGTCCAATGGAAGTAGAGCGGGTCAACGGAAGTTGTtctgagatatatatacatctccGAGCAGGGCCAGCGACACGTGATTTTCAACGAATTTCACGACTTATGCATATTATTCCAGGAATATTCAGATGGATCCCTCGTGGCCCCCCTACCACGACATAAGAGCCCCGATAGTGGTACCATACATGGCGGCTGAAACTTGATGCAAGTTGATGTGGACCTGTGCAGATGCGATGGCACGTCGCCCACAGCCAACTTCCTCCGACTGGTTGAGGTACAATTGTATGATACTAGTGATACCTCGTTTTGATACTGTATTACCATACCACTAACGAACTAGCGGTATGGTCATAACATAGGTGGAGTATTCCGTATCCTCCGGAGATTTAGTTTCGGCTGAAGACCAGTGGGGCCGGGCCGGTAGTTTACCTACGCGAGGGTTCTGGTCGAGAGTCGAGACCACTGCTTGGTATGGGTAACGATCCTCTAAAAGTTTAGTATATTGTACGTGGTTGGTGCCAAGATTGTGGTCGTTAACTCCGAGGTCGTTGGCTTGGATATTCCGTCTATTTGTTATTAGTGAATTGCCTGATATTTTAGCTCTGCATGGAAGGATTCTGAGGCGTTGTCGAGTTGATGATATGACTTAGGATGGATACTATAATCCAGGGTTGTAGTCCGGTTTGAACATGCCCTATCTATCACATAGACGCTAAAATATGATATCAGAATGGACAGATAAACACATGTCCTGGGTGATTAGCATACTCTTACGTGAGCTACGCTATATCCCTGGGCGGCTCTGGTAGGGCTCCGCCTAAGAGACGTTACGTGGTCACTGCTCGAGACTAACGATACGAGATAGCCAAGTAAGAGCACATGTAACCGTGTGGAGGCTGTGATGACAGTGGGGGGTGGGGTGGGATATTAGCAACTGCATATCCCGTGTACAATAGAGAATAGACTCTGCTATCAGAGAATTCTATTATCTAACATTGGGTCCACCGGGCCTTTCCAACGGCCGAGTGTTCTTTCGCCCCCAAAGCCCTAGGTCCAGCCTTCTCGGCTGGCGAGTATAACTGAAACAAAGCGGATGCAACGGAGGCTGAAGAATACTTAGTGCTGATGCTGAGAACGTGCTTCGCTAAATCCTGAAATACTGATGAAGTAGTCAGTGACGCTGTGGTAACTATCTGTAAGTTTCAAAAGGTTATTGGCGGGCCTAACTTCATTGCCATCCAAATAATGGATCCTACTATTCAATCACGCACGCTTATCTGCCGGATGGTGCGTGGATAATTAGTCGTATGCCTTAGTTAAGTTACTATAAAATACTGTCTCGAGGGAAAGGACCGATACCCTGAGTTAATGCCAATTTCTCCATCAACGTCGTGCAACATGGGAAGTGAGCCAATTGCCATAATTGGTCTGAGTTGCAAGTTTGCAGGGGATGCAACCAGCCCAGCCAAATTTTGGTCATTGCTGGAAGAAGGACGGAGTGCATGGAGCGAGGTTCCCTCGTCACGATTCAACCCCAAAGGAGCCTATCATCCAAGTCGAGAGAAGCTGAGTACTGTAAGAATCCTCATAAGTTCCTTCACAATCGTGCACGGTTAATGAATCGCGTAGTCACATATTCGCGGCGGGCACTTTCTGCAGGAGGACTTAGGGCTATTTGACGCTGCcttttttggcttttct includes the following:
- a CDS encoding FAD-dependent oxidoreductase (predicted protein), whose protein sequence is MPHSDTPPTSNSTGGKAPNVAIVGGGLIGVMLGLGLSHRNIPFTIYERASDWHEIGAGVALTSVAQSSMQRLHPEVLPALHRVAKANHFGFWDGFTPSTKEAAQASEALHFLLDVPGTDYWCCMRSQFLRELVALLPKGSTRFNKELESYVDDPSREQVLLRFTDGTTAEADTLLGADGIHSRTRQLLLGDDNPAAHASFTHQVGYRTVLPISESIEVLGEAKGGSDFCIHTGPNAYVPSYPTEQRKS
- a CDS encoding FAD-dependent oxidoreductase (predicted protein); its protein translation is MVAPATHDEVAKVFHNWSPPIRDLIAKFPEKLMKWGIFDMADHPAPTYASGRVAILGDAAHASTPFLGAGGAMGIEDALAMASAMQIVRDAETSAATIPAALQAFSAVRLERSQWLVQSSREMGAIFQCRDPSAGSDGNRWRVEAEQRTKKIWEFDVDGMVEQIRLEFEQRMAKAAHHLKEFMSCPAE